In Pseudoliparis swirei isolate HS2019 ecotype Mariana Trench chromosome 2, NWPU_hadal_v1, whole genome shotgun sequence, the following are encoded in one genomic region:
- the LOC130202084 gene encoding uncharacterized protein LOC130202084 → MLMSSGSTVLYLGGHMRRMVANGQSLSCPQLRNQLRVTVTGILQGVLYTFCAIWITFSAFPGGIVFNILSQLFYLVMVCGMYTSMTSSVWLNFFYCCQIVPAKRAFFIWMKKNVKSIIYCICNNSTEVHFACCFCVMLMSSGSTVLYLGGHMRRMVANGQCMSCPQLRNQLRVTVTGILQGVLYTFCAIWTAFNDFPGGELLVRLYSGREQHTSGLEQLSGAKHLTYNRLKKKMMLKLKPEDQGSAEVKIRHFNQHVCELRLKLETLSEEF, encoded by the exons atgTTGATGTCCAGTGGTTCTACTGTACTCTACCTGGGTGGACACATGCGTCGCATGGTCGCAAATGGACAAAGTCTATCCTGTCCACAGTTAAGGAATCAGTTGAGGGTCACCGTCACCGGCATCCTACAGGGAGTTCTGTATACGTTCTGTGCCATCTGGATCACGTTCAGTGCTTTTCCTGGGGGCATTGTATT CAACATCCTTTCCCAATTATTCTATCTGGTGATGGTCTGTGGTATGTACACGAGTATGACCTCCTCTGTCTGGCTGAACTTCTTCTACTGCTGCCAGATTGTACCTGCAAAGAGAGCTTTCTTCATCTGGATGAAGAAGAATGTCAAATCCATCATCTACTGCATTTG CAACAATTCCACAGAG GTCCACTTTGCTTGCTGTTTCTGTGTTATGTTGATGTCCAGTGGTTCTACTGTACTCTACCTGGGTGGACACATGCGTCGCATGGTAGCAAATGGACAATGTATGTCCTGTCCACAGTTAAGGAATCAGTTGAGGGTCACCGTCACCGGCATCCTACAGGGAGTTCTGTATACGTTCTGTGCCATCTGGACCGCGTTCAATGATTTTCCTGGGGGGGAGTTG CTGGTCAGGCTGTATTCAGGCAGAGAGCAGCACACATCTGGCTTAGAGCAGCTCAGTGGTGCAAAGCACCTCACGTACAACcgtctgaagaagaagatgatgctGAAGCTCAAACCAGAAGACCAGGGCTCTGCTGAGGTAAAGATAAGACACTTCAATCAACATGTATGCGAGCTGCGCCTGAAGCTTGAAACATTATCAGAGGAGTTCTGA
- the heg1 gene encoding protein HEG yields METWFLNPVLCVSLSVLLLGLPGPLGAGSPTINSTGPVTAGFSYSTATDELRNMKSNETSTSHSSESLSPSQRNVLLTHTAEAHAAAAAVDTERITTFTETSSGSLEDVSQSTEPLTSTLAVATTESSSSSSSSSSDSSSISSSSSSSSISSSGSSSRSSSSSISSGSRSISSTSGSSGGSSSSSTTSGSSSISITSGSSGGSSTSGSSGGSSSSSSSTTSGSSSISSTSGSGGSSSSSTTSGSSSISSTSGSSGGGSSSSSSSTTSGSSSISSTSGSSGGSSSSSSSSSSRDQKNMTNTDQVSDSSPAGSWEATSWMSTEEARLLQDSPHTTLQLGDAVHTDTSTTISRAGERTLLSVTSSSSNSTSSAFTEDSNSHQPPSTWGVPARSTETEDYTQSSPSTRTDRRETTDQHMTHSFKGLFPETGSTGGSRGTQSLTGQPNASHRQYTSTSEETSDSTPPLRVTEPSTDQSTVSFTSIATVTSPAQGPTDISGTEQGSASSVTTSTEASTIAHRSSTQNQEGTEGVSSPTSGDSVGVGLSTATPTVSSSPSEADASLTDTPVMVTEVFLTSTPVTVTERSQITEEDPFKATASTTTNATTTTNPTTTNPTTTTTTNPTTTTTTNPTTPPLVAATSPSMFISSARSSTPGSPTEATIPHTTSSSTSSTLALLTSAAQHTRHSSPSQTPEPPTRTANPTNATELQTETSSGTSGIATTRRPHVTATSTRIASTKSTAQLQTTGRQTERGTTELVGTPPPTKAPAPPRDACVSNPCMNGGMCVSYKGHQFTCRCQQAWTGPTCNQDVDECERDPCPVGSRCVNTRGSFSCECPLGFDLQDGRTCTRAKAFLGTFSVDRLPHDPVIFKSATMHEIQREIIQLLNASLSVLRGYSRSTLMKKGEDGVRISAVNMFSITTDVTSTEVYNSIQMSLSNCSSAVAHCRMVLHHQLSYHVESLCVAQRTQCDAERSTCTDNSGTANCRCLQGYYKHDPDDLSCLECGDGYKLENGTCVSCMFGFGGFNCGNFYKLIAIVVSPAGGALLLMLIIALIVTCCKKDKNDINKIIFKSGDLQMSPYTDFPKNNRISTEWGRETIEMQENGSTKNLLQMTDIYYSPALRNSDLERNGLYPFTGLPGSRHSCIYPAQWNPSFISDDSRRRDYF; encoded by the exons ATGGAAACGTGGTTCTTGAATccggtcctctgtgtgtctctgtcggTGCTCCTGCTGGGTCTGCCGGGGCCCCTCGGGGCAGGTTCCCCCACCATCAACAGCACGGGTCCGGTCACGGCAGGATTTTCTTATTCAACCGCCACAGATGAACTCAGGAACATGAAAAGCAATGAAACGTCAACCTCACACTCCAGCGAGAGTTTATCCCCATCACAGAGGAAcgtcctgctcacacacaccgctgaggctcacgctgctgctgctgctgtcg ACACTGAACGGATAACAACCTTCACGGAAACAAGCAGCGGGTCACTAGAGGACGTTAGTCAGTCTACTGAACCACTGACCTCCACCTTAGCTGTAGCCACGACTGaaagcagtagtagtagtagtagtagtagtagcgaCAGCAGTAGTattagtagcagcagtagtagcagtagtatcagtagtagtggtagtagtagtcgtagtagtagtagtagtatcagTAGTGGTAGTCGTAGTATTAGTAGTactagtggtagtagtggtggtagtagtagtagtagtactactagtggtagtagtagtattagtattactagtggtagtagtggtggtagtagtactagtggtagtagtggtggtagtagtagtagtagtagtagtactactagtggtagtagtagtattagtagtactagtggtagtggtggtagtagtagtagtagtactactagtggtagtagtagtattagtagtactagtggtagtagtggtggtggtagtagtagtagtagtagtagtactactagtggtagtagtagtattagtagtactagtggtagtagtggtggtagtagtagtagtagcagtagcagtagcagcagggACCAAAAGAACATGACAAACACAGACCAGGTCTCGGACTCCTCCCCTGCTGGGTCCTGGGAGGCTACTTCGTGGATGtcgacagaggaggccagactCCTCCAGGACAGCCCACACACCACCCTCCAGCTCGGAGATGCCGTCCACACCgacacctccaccaccatcagCCGCGCCGGGGAGAGGACCCTGCTGTCCGTCACCTCCTCTTCCAGCAACAGCACCTCCTCCGCCTTTACAGAGGACTCCAACTCCCATCAGCCCCCCTCCACCTGGGGTGTTCCTGCTCGGTCTACAGAGACTGAGGACTATACCCAGAGCTCCCCGTCCACAAGGACCGACAGACGGGAAACAACAGACCAACACATGACCCACTCCTTTAAGGGGCTATTTCCAGAGACGGGGAGCACAGGGGGGTCCCGAGGAACCCAAAGTTTAACCGGACAACCTAATGCAAGCCATCGTCAATACACCTCCACATCAGAGGAGACCTCAGACTCAACACCACCTCTCAGAGTGACTGAGCCCAGCACTGACCAATCCACAGTGTCCTTTACCTCCATAGCTACTGTCACCTCACCTGCACAAGGCCCCACTGACATCTCAGGGACGGAGCAGGGGTCGGCCTCGAGTGTCACAACCTCCACTGAGGCCTCCACCATCGCTCACAGATCCAGCACTCAGAACCAGGAGGGTACTGAGGGGGTTTCATCCCCGACCAGTGGGGACAGCGTGGGCGTGGGTCTGTCCACAGCGACACCGACAGTCAGCAGCAGTCCGTCTGAAGCAGACGCCTCTCTGACGGACACACCGGTGATGGTTACTGAGGTCTTCCTCACCAGCACACCTGTCACTGTGACTGAAAG ATCACAGATAACAGAGGAAGACCCTTTCAAAGCCACTGCGTCCACCACCACCaatgccaccaccaccaccaaccccaccaccaccaaccccaccaccaccaccaccaccaacccc accaccaccaccaccaccaaccccACCACCCCTCCTCTCGTAGCTGCAACCTCACCCTCCATGTTTATCAGCTCCGCTCGCAGCTCCACCCCAGGGTCACCTACCGAGGCCACCATCCCGCACACgacatcctcctccacatcctccACCTTGGCCCTTCTGACCTCTGCAGCGCAGCATACTCGCCACTCGTCACCCAGCCAAACTCCGGAGCCCCCAACTCGGACGGCTAACCCCACAAACGCCACCGAGCTGCAGACAGAAACAAGCTCAGGCACTTCAGGAATCGCCACGACTCGTCGCCCTCACGTCACCGCCACCTCCACCCGCATCGCCTCAACCAAAAGTACGGCGCAGCTGCAgaccacagggagacagacggagagaggaaCGACAGAGCTGGTGGGCACGCCACCACCCACCAAGGCACCAGCACCCCCAA GAGACGCTTGTGTGTCCAACCCTTGTATGAACGGAGGGATGTGTGTGAGCTATAAGGGGCATCAATTCACCTGCCGCTGTCAGCAGGCATGGACAGGGCCGACCTGCAACCAGG ATGTGGACGAGTGTGAGAGGGATCCCTGCCCCGTCGGGTCCAGGTGTGTCAACACACGAGGTTCCTTTAGCTGTGAATGTCCGCTCGGGTTCGACCTGCAGGATGGACGCACGTGCACCAGAG CAAAGGCGTTTCTGGGAACTTTCAGTGTTGACAGACTGCCTCATGACCCTGTTATCTTCAAGAGCGCCACCATGCATGAGATCCAGAGAGAGATCATCCAGCTG CTCAATGCTTCTTTGTCAGTCCTCCGAGGATACAGCCGCTCAACGCTGATGAAGAA aggagaggacgggGTTCGTATCTCAGCTGTCAATATGTTTTCCATTACCACTGATGTGACGAGCACAGAGGTCTACAACAGCATCCAGATGTCGCTCAGCAACTGCAGCTCCGCAGTGGCCCACTGCCGGATGGTCCTGCACCACCAGCTCAGTTACCACG TGGAAAGTCTGTGTGTGGCCCAGAGGACTCAGTGTGATGCAGAGCGCTCCACCTGCACCGACAACAGCGGCACAGCCAACTGCCGGTGTCTGCAAGGTTACTACAAACACGACCCCGATGACCTGTCCTGCTTAG AATGTGGCGATGGCTACAAGCTGGAAAATGGCACCTGTGTTTC GTGCATGTTTGGATTTGGGGGATTCAACTGTGGAAACT TTTACAAGCTGATCGCGATCGTGGTGTCACCTGCAGGAGGCGCTCTGCTCCTCATGCTCATCATTGCTCTCATTGTCACCTGTTGCAA GAAAGACAAGAATGACATCAACAAGATCATCTTCAAGAGTGGAGACCTGCAGATGTCCCCATACACAGACTTCCCCAAAAATAACCGCATCTCCACGGAGTGGGGCAGGGAGACCATCGAGATGCAAGAGAACGGCAGCACCAAGAACCTGCTGCAGATGACGGACATTTACTACTCT CCTGCGTTGCGGAACTCAGACCTTGAGAGAAACGGCCTGTATCCGTTCACGGGTCTGCCGGGCTCTCGCCATTCGTGCATCTACCCCGCCCAGTGGAACCCCTCCTTCATCAGTGACGATTCACGAAGACGAGACTACTTCTAA